The proteins below are encoded in one region of Silene latifolia isolate original U9 population chromosome 2, ASM4854445v1, whole genome shotgun sequence:
- the LOC141643546 gene encoding casein kinase II subunit alpha-like → MAVRPPLLPLQQLLSLSPLPSKSLSFLFSSFSNFTLPYVLSPTRRHLSSRIPLLRTPPPPPSQPPPPPPKSYSQRPTADTLAQRIGKSIRRPGAASKARVYSDVNVVRPKDYSDYESLTVQWGEQDDYEVVRKVGRGKYSEVFEGVHTTNNEKCVIKILKPVKKKKIKREIKILQNLCGGPNIVKLLDIVRDQQSKTPSLVFEYVNNTDFKVLYPTLSDYDIRYYIYELLKALDYCHSQGIMHRDVKPHNVMIDHEQRKLRLIDWGLAEFYHPGKEYNVRVASRYFKGPELLVDLQDYDYSLDLWSLGCMFAGMIFRKEPFFYGHDNYDQLVKIAKVLGTDELNAYLNKYRIELDPHLSALVGRHSRKPWTRYMNADNQHLAVPEAIDFLDRLLKYDHQERPTAKEAMGHPYFYPIRNAESSRSRTQ, encoded by the exons ATGGCCGTAAGGCCTCCTCTTCTTCCTCTGCAACAACTACTCTCTCTTTCTCCTCTTCCTTCCAAATCCctctcctttctcttctcttcttTTTCCAATTTTACCCTCCCTTACGTTCTCTCTCCTACCCGCCGTCACCTCTCCTCCCGGATCCCCCTCCTCCGCACTCCGCCGCCGCCGCCGTCACAGCCGCCGCCGCCACCGCCTAAGTCGTACTCACAGCGTCCGACGGCCGACACGCTGGCGCAGAGGATAGGAAAGTCGATTCGCCGCCCTGGCGCTGCGTCCAAGGCTAGGGTTTATTCCGACGTTAATGTCGTCCGTCCTAAGGATTATTCTGATTATGAGTCGCTCACCGTTCAATGGGG GGAACAGGATGATTATGAGGTGGTGAGGAAGGTTGGGAGAGGGAAATATAGTGAGGTGTTTGAAGGTGTTCATACTACTAATAATGAGAAATGCGTTATCAAGATTCTCAAACCTGTTAAGAAGAAGAAG ATCAAGCGGGAGATAAAAATACTGCAAAACCTATGTGGAGGACCAAATATTGTGAAATTACTTGATATTGTCAGAGATCAGCAGTCAAAGACTCCTAGCCTTGTGTTTGAATACGTGAACAACACTGATTTTAAAGTTCTTTACCCTACATTGTCAGATTATGATATCCGCTACTACATTTACGAACTTTTAAAG GCTCTAGATTATTGTCACTCACAAGGCATTATGCATCGTGATGTGAAGCCCCATAATGTTATGATTGATCATGAGCAGCGTAAGCTACGGCTTATAGACTGGGGGCTTGCAGAATTTTATCACCCAGGAAAAGAATACAATGTTCGTGTTGCATCAAG GTATTTCAAGGGTCCTGAACTTCTTGTTGATTTGCAAGACTATGACTACTCCTTAGACTTGTGGAGCCTTGGGTGTATGTTTGCTGGAATG ATATTTCGCAAGGAGCCTTTCTTTTACGGACATGATAACTATGACCAATTGGTGAAGATAGCTAAG GTGCTAGGAACCGATGAATTGAACGCATATCTGAATAAGTACCGCATAGAATTGGATCCTCATCTTTCTGCACTTGTAGGAAG GCACAGTCGGAAACCATGGACACGATATATGAATGCAGATAATCAACATTTGGCAGTTCCTGAG GCAATCGACTTTCTCGATAGGTTGCTTAAATATGATCACCAAGAAAGACCTACTGCGAAAGAAGCAATG GGTCATCCTTACTTCTACCCCATAAGAAATGCGGAAAGCAGCCGAAGTCGAACACAATAG